In one window of Paenibacillus sp. DNA:
- the xerA gene encoding site-specific tyrosine recombinase/integron integrase, translating into MKVTFTAIDERRLGIAWRPWDEEVLSHIRTIPFREYDPDRRMWLVPRTRTNAVALLELFRGAEMANAWVLYAELPSSSRIEAERGVDTSAASATVEADRDLDVLLQELRLRGYSAKTIRAYAGHVRRFLAAAEGTPTEWDANVVTQYSERLLQTGHSHSYVNQAISAVSFYMRHVCKQAPATVRYVRPKREKKLPNVLSGAEVLRLLQAVTFLKHRAILSLTYSAGLRVGEVVRLRVQDLDLARNTVFLRQSKGRKDRYSMLSAAALSLVQQYLAEARPETWLFPGQDPRRHLSERSVQKVFEQAKTKARIQKDVTVHSLRHSFATHLLEAGVDLRHIQELLGHKNVKTTELYTHVSTREIRRIQSPLDRLMAGQDALREGDLP; encoded by the coding sequence ATGAAAGTTACATTCACGGCGATCGACGAGCGTAGGCTTGGCATTGCATGGCGCCCTTGGGACGAAGAGGTGCTTTCGCACATCCGGACGATCCCGTTCCGGGAATACGACCCGGACCGACGCATGTGGCTCGTGCCGCGCACGCGAACGAATGCGGTGGCGCTTCTTGAATTGTTTCGCGGCGCGGAGATGGCTAACGCTTGGGTTCTTTATGCCGAACTGCCTTCGTCGTCTCGCATCGAAGCGGAGCGGGGCGTTGACACTTCCGCTGCCTCCGCTACTGTAGAGGCCGATCGCGACCTAGACGTCCTGCTGCAGGAGCTGCGGCTCCGAGGGTACAGTGCAAAAACGATCCGCGCTTACGCGGGTCATGTCAGGCGATTCCTCGCCGCAGCGGAAGGGACGCCTACCGAGTGGGATGCTAACGTCGTGACTCAATACAGCGAACGGCTGCTCCAAACCGGTCATTCCCATTCTTACGTCAATCAAGCGATCAGCGCGGTGTCGTTCTACATGCGTCACGTTTGCAAACAAGCACCGGCCACTGTCCGATATGTTCGCCCGAAGCGGGAAAAGAAGCTGCCGAATGTATTGTCCGGAGCGGAGGTGCTGCGGCTGCTGCAGGCGGTCACGTTCCTGAAGCATCGCGCGATCTTGTCCCTCACGTACTCAGCCGGGCTCCGCGTCGGAGAAGTCGTTCGCTTGCGCGTCCAAGATCTTGACCTCGCACGAAACACCGTGTTTTTACGCCAAAGCAAGGGGCGGAAAGACCGCTATAGCATGCTTTCCGCCGCCGCGCTCTCTCTGGTGCAGCAATACCTTGCCGAAGCGCGTCCGGAAACGTGGCTGTTCCCAGGCCAAGACCCCCGAAGGCACTTAAGCGAGCGATCCGTCCAAAAAGTGTTCGAGCAGGCGAAAACGAAGGCTCGCATCCAGAAAGACGTTACCGTCCATAGCCTGCGGCATTCATTCGCCACCCATCTGTTGGAGGCCGGCGTCGACTTGCGCCACATCCAAGAGCTGCTCGGCCATAAGAACGTCAAGACTACGGAGCTGTACACCCATGTCAGCACGCGGGAAATTCGGCGCATCCAAAGCCCGTTAGATCGTTTGATGGCTGGCCAGGATGCCCTGCGGGAGGGGGATCTTCCGTGA